A single genomic interval of Penaeus vannamei isolate JL-2024 chromosome 21, ASM4276789v1, whole genome shotgun sequence harbors:
- the LOC113810557 gene encoding uncharacterized protein, with the protein MRVLVLLAAVGATCAAPAIVTPASASVVAPPTAAHVAVPYVPPVTYIARHHAQDELGRASYGYSYPGQFQSEERDALGNVAGAFSYVDADGKTVLAQYTAGEGGFRVRANHLPVAEAPPLKDTPEVTAAKLQFVDLFNAAAIAAAEAPDEGESEVVAGLDDQGHVVVEVPARSLPNPVRDTPEVTAAKIQFVDLFNAAALAAAEAPDEGNGEGVVAGLDDQGHVVVEVPARSIPNPVRDTPEVTAAKLQFVDLFNAAAIAAAEAPDEGESEVVAGLDDQGHVVVEARTDLGPKGSSDPADADTEGNEGEVVSATAGESLGKAADAESAATDAQRAGVLTLGLPEPVKDTPEVTDAKIKFMNLYNAAAIAAAAAPDDVAGDAAATDSADSVADAREEAITEASATASPAEAAEAVTELGSDAEENTEAPEAATADEAVTEIAPVGESVPEAEANEGSHKDLAEAAEASEVNHNEISEAAEVEGEAVPEDPQPANDEGDAAPETPAAATSAQVLSPTLVAEATENAVPPSQQGVVSPRTGQDAPVSNSIDLTGPEEDAAPQVALASQLVFSPHGHNALGPWYIFGLARGAHGSLIPLLSQHPVADAQGAALRPLSHHTPVGASRYAFHYAPRFASLTPL; encoded by the exons ATGAGAGTGCTG GTGCTTCTGGCCGCAGTGGGCGCCACGTGCGCAGCGCCGGCCATCGTCACGCCCGCCTCAGCCTCCGTGGTcgccccgcccaccgccgcccacgtCGCCGTTCCCTACGTGCCGCCCGTCACTTACATCGCGCGCCACCACGCCCAGGACGAGCTCGGGCGGGCCAGCTACGGCTACTCGTACCCGGGGCAGTTCCAGAGTGAGGAGCGCGACGCCCTCGGCAACGTCGCCGGCGCCTTCTCTTACGTGGACGCCGACGGCAAGACGGTCCTCGCGCAGTAcacggcgggcgagggcggcttCAGGGTGAGGGCCAACCACCTCCCCGTGGCGGAGGCCCCGCCGCTCAAGGACACGCCCGAGGTCACGGCCGCCAAGCTGCAGTTCGTGGACCTGTTCAACGCCGCGGCCATCGCCGCCGCCGAGGCTCCCGACGAAGGCGAGAGCGAAGTCGTTGCCGGCCTGGACGACCAAGGGCATGTGGTCGTGGAAGTTCCGGCGCGGAGCCTCCCCAACCCCGTGAGGGACACGCCCGAGGTCACGGCCGCGAAGATACAGTTCGTGGACCTGTTCAACGCCGcggccctcgccgccgccgaggCTCCCGACGAGGGCAACGGCGAGGGAGTCGTTGCCGGTCTGGACGACCAAGGGCATGTGGTCGTGGAGGTTCCGGCGCGGAGCATCCCTAACCCCGTGAGGGACACGCCCGAGGTCACGGCCGCCAAGCTGCAGTTCGTGGACCTGTTCAACGCCGCGGCCATCGCTGCCGCCGAAGCTCCCGACGAAGGCGAGAGCGAAGTCGTTGCCGGCCTGGACGACCAAGGGCATGTGGTTGTGGAGGCTCGCACTGACCTCGGTCCGAAGGGGTCCTCCGACCCAGCCGACGCAGACACTGAAGGCAACGAAGGTGAAGTTGTGTCCGCGACGGCTGGCGAGTCCCTGGGCAAGGCGGCTGATGCCGAGTCAGCAGCAACTGACGCGCAGCGCGCCGGGGTTCTGACGCTGGGTCTCCCCGAGCCCGTCAAGGACACCCCGGAGGTCACGGACGCCAAAATCAAGTTCATGAACTTGTACAACGCGGCGGCCATCGCAGCGGCAGCCGCTCCCGATGACGTCGCCGGCGACGCAGCGGCAACTGACAGCGCCGACTCCGTCGCCGACGCCCGCGAGGAAGCCATAACCGAGGCGAGCGCCACCGCCTCCCCCGCAGAGGCCGCGGAGGCCGTGACCGAGTTGGGCTCCGACGCCGAGGAGAACACGGAGGCCCCCGAGGCAGCGACGGCAGACGAAGCGGTTACGGAAATCGCGCCCGTCGGGGAATCGGTTCCTGAGGCGGAGGCGAATGAGGGGAGTCACAAGGATCTCGCTGAGGCCGCTGAAGCGAGCGAAGTGAATCACAACGAAATCTCTGAGGCCGCCGAGGTCGAAGGCGAAGCCGTGCCAGAAGACCCTCAGCCGGCGAACGATGAAGGTGATGCCGCGCCCGAGACTCCCGCCGCTGCCACGTCGGCGCAGGTCCTCTCGCCGACCCTGGTCGCCGAGGCGACGGAGAACGCCGTTCCCCCGTCGCAGCAGGGCGTCGTGTCCCCCAGAACGGGGCAGGACGCGCCCGTCTCGAATAGCATCGACCTCACTGGCCCCGAGGAGGACGCGGCCCCGCAGGTGGCCCTGGCCTCGCAGCTGGTGTTCTCCCCGCACGGCCACAACGCCCTCGGCCCCTGGTACATCTTCGGCCTCGCTCGCGGCGCCCACGGCTCCCTCATCCCACTGCTTTCCCAGCACCCCGTGGCCGACGCTCAGGGAGCAGCCCTCAGGCCGCTCTCCCACCACACACCTGTGGGCGCGTCCAGGTACGCCTTCCACTACGCCCCTCGCTTCGCCTCGCTCACCCCGCTTTGA